The Vicinamibacterales bacterium sequence TCGGCCAGCACCGCCGGCGCTGACGTCTCCGCCCGTATGCCCCCCAGCGGGCGCCGGCGGCGGTCGCGATATCACGAAGATGCCGATCTCGGGCGCCAAGTCCCACAACGGCTTCGCGGTGCTCGGCCCCGCCATCGTCCCCAAGGACGAAGTCGGCGACGCGCAGACCCTCGACATCAAGCTCTGGGTCAACGGCGAGCTGCGCCCCAACTACAACACCAGCGATGCGGCGCATTCGATCGCCGAGTCAATCGCCTGGGCCACGGCGATCACGCCGGTCGAGCCGGGCGACGTGCTCTACATGGGCACCAACCACCAGGGCCTGGGCGCGATGCAGGACGGCGACCATATCGAGATGGAGATCAGCCGCGTCGGGCGCCTGACCATCAACGTCACGGACCCGCTGAAGCGCCGCTGGCCGCGCGGTGTGGACGAGGCCACGGCCGAGGGGGTGCGAACCGGCAGCGGTGGCCCGGGCTCGAAGTCACGGCCCTTGCCGTAGACGAGGGGGCGCCAGTGGCTGACCCGCACCTTGGAACCCGCCACATCTGGAATGTCGGTCCCGTGGTGTGTACTGGACTCCGCAAGAATGTCCCGAAGGTGCGGGCGCTGGCTCGGTGCGCGTGGCAGGAGAAGGGCTGGGTCAGGCCACTGTGAGTAGAACTCAGCCCCCGCCTCGGTGGGATTGGCTGGCCTCATCGACATCGTGCTCGGGCTGCGTCGCGTGGCGCCTGTCATGACGACAGCCTCGTCCGCGCCGCGACGCCGGTGGCGCGGCGGATCCGGGCGACTCGACCAGGGAAACCCCGCTGGTATACTCCGGCACCATGCCGAAGTCCGCGTCGGTTGCCGCCCTGTTGGTCCTGCTGGCTCTTCCGCACGGTGTCCACGCCCAGTCCACATCGGTGTTCATCGAGGATCTGACCTGGGAAGAAGTCGCGGCAGCGCTGAAGGCCGGCAAGACCACCGCGCTCATCTACACCGGAGGGGCCGAACAGAACGGCCCCCATCTGGCGTTCGGCAAGCACAACGCCGTGGCGCGCTATCTCTCGGAGCGCATCGCGAGGGAACTCGGCAATGCGCTGGTGTATCCGGTGCTTCCCTATTCACCCAACGGCGACCCGTCGAAGAAAGAGGGCCAGTTCGCGTTCCCCGGAACCAGCGGCCTCACCGACGAGACCTACGGCATGGTCCTGCGCGACCTCGTGCTGGGCGCCGCCACTGCCGGCTTCCGGGACATCATCCTGATTGGGGACCATGGCGGCGGGCAGGATGTGCTGAAGCAGACGGCCGCCACGCTCGATGCCAGGTTGAACGCCTCCGGCGCGCGGGTGTTCTACTGCGACGATTTGTATTTCAAGTCCCGTGACGAGTTTTCCCAGTACCTGAAGGACCACAAAGTGATCGGGGAAGGCCATGCGGGCGTGGAAGACACCTCGGCGATCCTGTACGTGAAGCCCGAATGGGTCCGGAAGAACAAGATTGCGGCCAAGGATCCCGCGAAAGGCGTCGAGGGGGACCCGCGGAACGGCACGGCGGAGCTCGGCAAGGTGCAGCAGGATCTGAAGGTCAAGGTGGCCGTGGCCCAGATCCGGGCGCAAGTCGCCAGCCATCACGACAAATAACACGATGCCCGGCGCCGCGCAGGTGGCCCTCGCCAATACACGAACTCGCGCAGGTTGCCGTCGAGGTGCAGCATCAGGTAGCCGGCCGAGTTGGTGACACCGGGCGGCACCTGGCACAGGTGCCACTGCCGTGACGCTCGCCGCCGGCGCGCCGCGCTACGGGTCGGGTGTAAGGACCAGGCGCATGGCGGTGTCGCCGGCCTCGGCTTCCACCCGAACGCGATGGTATGCGCGATCGACGGCCTCGACGCGGTAGCGGACGCCGGGCGCCAGCAGCAACGTGAACCGGCCTTCGCCGTCCGTCTGCCCGTAGACGGACTCCGGCATCCAGGAGTGCCCGCTGAGCGCCGAGGCGCTGAGCGAGGCGTCGGCGACCGGCGTCCCGTCGGCCGCGACGACGGTGCCTGCAAGTGGCAGTCGCGCGTGCGAGCGGCCAGAGGGCCAACCGTTCGATGCTCGCCGATGGCCAGCGTCACGACGACTCGTTGGCCGTCGCGACCGGTCAGGTAGGAGGGCGCGAGGGGGCCGTCCTCCGCTGACGCATCCAGGTTGACGCCGATGACGTACCGACCCGGCGGCGCGCCCCTGAAAGCGAACCGTCCTGATGCCGAGGTCAGGTCCTTGATCGAGTCGGCGGGCGCCAATGGCGCCGGCCGCTTTCGTTCTTCGTCCGACCTCCGGACGTACATCGGCCGGCCGGTCAGGTCGGCGTTCCGCAGCTCCACGGCCATGCCCGGGAGGGGTGTGCCCTTGAGATCCCGAAGCGTGCCGTCCACCAATGACGTGAAGGCCATCTCCAGCGTTTCGGTGCGGCACGCGTGTGCATGGGCGAACGTGAAGCTCGACGAAGGGATCGGCACCAGTGCCCGGGACTCGTCCTCGGCAGCCCTGAGGAAGTACTCGCCAGGCTGGAGGGCGTCGAAGGCGAAAGCGCCGTCCGCACCAGTGACCACGGACCTGGTCACGGCCCCGCTCAAGGTCACACGGATGCCGTCGATCGCGCGATTGCGCGAGTCGTGGGCCAGGAGCCCGAGTCGCAGCCGGACCTGTCCGGACACGGTCGCGCCGGGCCCTTCGCGGGCGAGGCTGTCGAGGAAGGCCAGCGTGGGTGCCGCCGACGCGATGTCGGCGCTGAACGAGCACAGGCTCACCGAGGCGCCAGTTGGTGTGATGGACGTATGGATCAGGTAGCGCCGCCCGACCTGGAACGGGAAGGCGCAGGTGTCACTGCTCGTGAACACCGTCGTGGTGGTGCGGCCCAGGCGTCCCCGCACGTCGGTGAGATGCGCCGTGATCCGCTTGGTGCCCACCAGGTAGGTGGCTGCGCCGGCGTCGGCGGCGGTGAGCGTGGTCTCTTCGAGCGACGCCACCGTCGCTTCGAAGACGTCCGCTGGCGTGCCGTTCGACGCCCACAGGCCCTGGCAGGGTGCGCCCCGAGCGACGCAGGTGCACGCGGAGGCGGGACGCACCAGCGTGGCCGTGGCGATCGCGCTGGCGAGCAGGACCCAGACAATCCGTCTCATGACGAATTGGACGGACCCACTCCTGCGTCTTTCGGGGCCTTGGCTGACGAGCGACCCCGCCGGCCTGGCGCCCGCTCGCCGGCACTACCGTCCTGACGAGCCCTGCGACGTGCCGAACGGCTGCTCGAGCGACGGACTCGTCGGCGTCAGCAGCTCCGCGCCAGACTCGGTGATGTGCATGTCGTCCTCGAGCCGAATCCCGAATTCCCCCGGGATGTAGATGCCGGGCTCGTCGCTGAAAACCATCCCGGGCTGCAGCGTCGGGTCGACCGGCCAGCCGTACATGTTGTGCTTCACCAGATACGGCCACTCGTGCATGTCCATCCCGAGGCCATGGCCCACGCGGTGGGTGAGGTACTTGAATCCGGGGCCGTAGCCGGCGTCGGTCAGCACCTGGCGGGCGGCGGCGTCCACCGCTTCGTTGGGCACGCCCGGCCTGGCCGCGGCCAGCGCCGCCTGTTGCGCCCGGCGCACGATGTCGAACACCTGACGCATCTTCGCCGTGGGCGTGCCGAGCACGAAGGTGCGGGTGATGTCGGACGTGTAGCCCTCCACCCTGCAGCCGTCGTCAACCATCAGGATGGTGCCTTCGCGGATGGTCTGCGGCGTGCGCGAGCCGTGCGGCGACGCCGTGTACTCGCCGACGTTGAGGCTGGCGAAGCCGCTGAAGCCGACACGGGCGTAGCCGGCCTGGATGAGGCCGCTGACGTCGGCCTGTGTCATGCCCTCCTTGAGCGACTCGTAGACGGCCTTGTACACGGCCAGCGTGGCTTCGCCGGCCAGCCGCAGGCACTCGACCTCGTGCGCGTCCTTGATCATGCGACAGCCGGCCGTGATCGGCAGGGCCGAGACCACCCGCAGTGCCGGGGCCGCCTGGGCGATGCTGTCGGCGAACACGAACTTGACGGTCTCCTCGACGCCGAGGCGGCCCGAGGCGATGCCGCGGTCCTTCAGGCCGGCAGCGACGCGCTGGAAGGGGCTCTCGTCCTCCTGCCACGTGCGCACGTCGGTGTTGGCCCCGAACGGGCTGTCGGTGAGCAGCTCGCGCGCCCGCGTCTCCTCGAAGGCCGGGCACACCAGGAACGGCTCGCCCTTGGCGGGAATGACGAGCGCCCACAGCCGCTCGCCGCCGCCGAACGACACGTTGGCGAAGTACAACGGCGAACTGCCGCCCGTCATCAGGATGGCGTCGATCTTCTCGGCCGCCATCAGCCGCCGGGCTTTCTCGATGCGCGCCAGGCGCTCAGCGTTGGTGAACGGGCGGGCCCGCTCCTTCATCGACGGGAGCGCCGCGATCGACGGCGGCAGCGGTCCCGAGGGCGTGGCCGCGCGGCGCTGAGCCCGCGCGGGTGCGGACCAGCCCAGTCCGACTCCAAGTGGCCCCAACCGCAGCATCGCACGTCGTGACAGCATGGCAACTCCCTGGTGTGTCCTGAAGCGCCCCGGATCTTACCGTGTCCGGAACTGCCGGGCGCACCCGCCTGGCCCGTATGATGCCGGCGTCGGGGAGGACCGTTCGCGTGCATTCAGCCATCAGACGCATCACCGCCGCCGCCTTCGCCCTCGTCGTTTCCGCCTGCACCGCGCCACCGGCGGAATCGATATGGAGGTCGGTGGCCTGAGTCACCGACGTGCTGCCGATTGTCGTTGCGCGTTTCTCCGTGCCCGCCCTTCGTGCCGCAGGACGTCATCGTTCCGCCAGGGAGACTGAGAATGGAAAGAGAACACGTATCGAGAGCATCCATCGAGATTGCCGCGTCGAACGCGGATGTCTGGGATGCCCTGGTCACTCCGGCCACCGCCAAGAGGTACTTCTTCGGCGCTGAGGTCCGCTCGGACTGGAAAGCAGGAAGCCCCATCACGTTCACGGGATCCTTCGACGGCACCTCCTATCACGAGAAGGGCACCATCCTGCAATGCCAGCCTGGGAGGCTCCTGCAATACAGCCACTGGAGCGATCTGGAGCAGTTGCCGGATCTCCAGGAGAACTACCGACACTGGACGTTCCGCATCGAGCCGGCAGGCCCTGGTGTCGTCCTGTCGGTTGTCGAGGACAACATTCCGGATGAAACCAAACGGGCGCGTTCCGACGAGTTCTGGTCGGGTGTGCTGACAACGATCAAGCGGATCGTCGAGACGCGATAGGCGTGCACGTCGTCAGACCTTGCGCCGCTCCTCGGCGTCCACCGGGTCTTCGTAGAGGACCTGCGATGAGGTCTTCGCCTCCGGTCGAAAGCGCGTGAAGGCGACCAGGACGACGACCGGGGCCGCGGTGAAGGCCAGCAACAGGATGACCCAGGCCGGGCTCGCGCCCCGCGTCAGGCTCCCCGCGGCCAGCCCGATGGAGATGGCGCACCAGATCCCAATGGCCCAGCGAATCTCGTTCGTGACGTAGACCATGACGGACTCCTTCCGGCGCCGGCGCGGGTGTACGGCCGCGGCCGCGCCGTCGAGGCGGCGACGACGCAGGTTGTAGCGACTTGCGAGAGGCCGGAGGGCGAGTCGGCGCGCATCCCAGCGGATGCTGCTCGAACGTCGGCAGGCTCAGAACGGCAGGACGTGCCTACTATACGTCGGGCCCGTCCCGCGAATGTCACCGCATCCGGGGCCGGGACTCAGGGGGTCAGCGGGGTTCCGGGTTCAACGCAACGTGCACCGCCAGCGCACGAACCGGTTCATCGAGTGAACGCAGACAGCACCAGTGCGGCGAGGGCGACAACGCCCGCGAGGGCGACAGCCATCAGGCCGTGCCGTCGCGCGTGCGCGTGTTCCACGCGCCCCCGCTCTCGCCACGCGTGCCACCGCTCCGTCATCGCCGCGTCGAAGTCAGCCGGCACGTCGGTTCCCGGTGACGGTGCGGACGAGCCTACCGGGACTGGCGCTGTCATGGGGACCTCCTGACACTGTCGAGAAACGGGCGGCCCTGCGCTGGCCGCAGGAGCCGTCGTGATCGAACGACCATTGCCAGGCGGCTCCGGCCGCAGCTCCGCCAGGCGCGCGACGGCGCGGGCCCGCATGTCGGAGGACTCCTGCGCGATTCTGGCTTCCCCGACCCGTCCAGGCTGCACGTGGCGCTCGTCGAGCGCGACGATCACTTCCCGCAGGCGCGCGGCGACTTCGGAGTCAGGCACGCGAAGCCCCTTTCACAAACGCTTTGGTGAGGGCTGCGGGCCAGAACGGCCTCAGGGCTCAGGAAAGCAGAGAAGACAGCAGTATACGCCCGGTGGCACGACCGCGGGCCCGACCGTGCGCGAGCGCGCGTGGCCTGGGCCGGGCGCTGGCCGCTCCCCAGACGAGCGAGCGTGCGCCTGACGGCAGTCGCGTTGTCACCGTTTCAGTCTTAGAATCGTGGACGTACCGCAGTCAGCCGGAGATCAGATGACACGTCCTCGCAGCTCACGCGCGTTTGTCGCCACGACAACGATCTGTTTGGCCACGATTGTCGTTGGCGCGTCACAGCAAGGGCCCCCGCCTCCGCGGGAAGGCACTCCAGCGACGATTCCGGCGTCGGTCGTCTCGGCCGCGGACAAGATCGCGAACGATCCGCAGGTCCTGGCGCTGATCGAGGAACAGAAGACGGATGCGGCCGCCAAGGCGCGCTGGAACCAGTTCCTGGAGCTGGTCCGCATCCCCTCCCCGCCGCGCCAGGAGCACCTGAAGGCGGCCGAGATCCATCGCCGGCTCGTGAACGAATGGGGCTTTTCGCCCGATGAGGTGATGACGCGGGACGACGGGGTCATCCCCGCCAGCGACACCAACATCGTCGATGGCCTGCCGGTCTACAACGCGTGTGTCGTGATCAAGGGCTCGTACGCGGGCAGCCCGGGCGCGCAGCAGTACATGGGCCAGTATCCGAAGGTGCTGGTCGAGGGGCACATCGACGTCGTCAACCCCGAGGAGATCCCGAAGTCGGGCGACCCGTCCAACCACCTGAAGCTCCAGCCGTACGCCCAGCCGGTGGTCGCCACCCCGGAAGAGCTGGCCGCGATTCCCGACGAGCTGTCGTTCGACGCCCGCGGCCGGGTCATCGAGAACGACGAGTACGCCAAGGCCAGCCGGATCTTCAAGGACGCCAAGGACGCCGAGGCCAACGGGGGCGTGCGCATCTACGTGCCCGGCTACGGCGACATGATGCCGAGCACCTCCAACGCCTTCGTGCTGGCGGCCGCGATGAAGAAGCACCACATCAGGCCGGTCTACGACATCTGGATCTGCGGCACCGCCGGTGAGGAGGGCAAGGGCAACCTGGCCGGCGTCAAGCAGCTCTACGGCTTCGATCAGC is a genomic window containing:
- a CDS encoding fumarylacetoacetate hydrolase family protein, encoding MPISGAKSHNGFAVLGPAIVPKDEVGDAQTLDIKLWVNGELRPNYNTSDAAHSIAESIAWATAITPVEPGDVLYMGTNHQGLGAMQDGDHIEMEISRVGRLTINVTDPLKRRWPRGVDEATAEGVRTGSGGPGSKSRPLP
- a CDS encoding creatininase family protein, with the translated sequence MPKSASVAALLVLLALPHGVHAQSTSVFIEDLTWEEVAAALKAGKTTALIYTGGAEQNGPHLAFGKHNAVARYLSERIARELGNALVYPVLPYSPNGDPSKKEGQFAFPGTSGLTDETYGMVLRDLVLGAATAGFRDIILIGDHGGGQDVLKQTAATLDARLNASGARVFYCDDLYFKSRDEFSQYLKDHKVIGEGHAGVEDTSAILYVKPEWVRKNKIAAKDPAKGVEGDPRNGTAELGKVQQDLKVKVAVAQIRAQVASHHDK
- a CDS encoding carboxypeptidase-like regulatory domain-containing protein, which gives rise to MRRIVWVLLASAIATATLVRPASACTCVARGAPCQGLWASNGTPADVFEATVASLEETTLTAADAGAATYLVGTKRITAHLTDVRGRLGRTTTTVFTSSDTCAFPFQVGRRYLIHTSITPTGASVSLCSFSADIASAAPTLAFLDSLAREGPGATVSGQVRLRLGLLAHDSRNRAIDGIRVTLSGAVTRSVVTGADGAFAFDALQPGEYFLRAAEDESRALVPIPSSSFTFAHAHACRTETLEMAFTSLVDGTLRDLKGTPLPGMAVELRNADLTGRPMYVRRSDEERKRPAPLAPADSIKDLTSASGRFAFRGAPPGRYVIGVNLDASAEDGPLAPSYLTGRDGQRVVVTLAIGEHRTVGPLAARTRDCHLQAPSSRPTGRRSPTPRSAPRRSAGTPGCRSPSTGRRTAKAGSRCCWRPASATASRPSIAHTIAFGWKPRPATPPCAWSLHPTRSAARRRRASRQWHLCQVPPGVTNSAGYLMLHLDGNLREFVYWRGPPARRRASCYLS
- a CDS encoding Xaa-Pro peptidase family protein, which codes for MLSRRAMLRLGPLGVGLGWSAPARAQRRAATPSGPLPPSIAALPSMKERARPFTNAERLARIEKARRLMAAEKIDAILMTGGSSPLYFANVSFGGGERLWALVIPAKGEPFLVCPAFEETRARELLTDSPFGANTDVRTWQEDESPFQRVAAGLKDRGIASGRLGVEETVKFVFADSIAQAAPALRVVSALPITAGCRMIKDAHEVECLRLAGEATLAVYKAVYESLKEGMTQADVSGLIQAGYARVGFSGFASLNVGEYTASPHGSRTPQTIREGTILMVDDGCRVEGYTSDITRTFVLGTPTAKMRQVFDIVRRAQQAALAAARPGVPNEAVDAAARQVLTDAGYGPGFKYLTHRVGHGLGMDMHEWPYLVKHNMYGWPVDPTLQPGMVFSDEPGIYIPGEFGIRLEDDMHITESGAELLTPTSPSLEQPFGTSQGSSGR
- a CDS encoding SRPBCC domain-containing protein, which translates into the protein MEREHVSRASIEIAASNADVWDALVTPATAKRYFFGAEVRSDWKAGSPITFTGSFDGTSYHEKGTILQCQPGRLLQYSHWSDLEQLPDLQENYRHWTFRIEPAGPGVVLSVVEDNIPDETKRARSDEFWSGVLTTIKRIVETR